One part of the Hydra vulgaris chromosome 01, alternate assembly HydraT2T_AEP genome encodes these proteins:
- the LOC136073964 gene encoding piggyBac transposable element-derived protein 2-like produces the protein MAQRKKYSVADVIDFVTNGDVSDLSDLSDDDEFLANENVNTDNCAAADVDDNHDDDDDGDDDDIPLAALKKKHEYQWVKKDLNSDYIDTSLCEHQFKDIPDKISSPFQYFKYFFTDELLQLIVENTNLYSTQKSGKCINTALDEISMLIGMQMLMGLVKLPAYSSFWSTSLRYPLIADNMPRNRYKLLRQNLHFVDNTTFLEDSGKLFKIAPVIELIRKQCISLEPERFHAIDEQIIPSKTKYSKIRQYNPKKPCKWGFKNMVRAGRSGMMYDFYLYAGKESTIPAEYSHLSVSAQSVAYLCMELPKHEDKVVFFDNWFSTLDLIQYLKGIGIKGAGTFRPNRLHGCPVIPSKELKKKDRGSLDYRIDKNSALIVVKWLDNSIVHLVSNCFGIAPLSTIYRWCSKTKEKKKRCFPIYSGSIQ, from the coding sequence atggcacagagaaaaaaatattcagttgCTGATGTGATAGATTTTGTAACTAATGGAGATGTGTCCGATTTATCAGATTTATCAGATGATGATGAGTTTTTAGCCAATGAGAATGTTAACACCGATAATTGTGCTGCTGCTGATGTTGATGATAATCATGACGATGacgatgatggtgatgatgatgatatacCACTagctgctttaaaaaaaaaacatgagtaCCAATGGGTAAAAAAAGACCTGAACTCAGATTATATCGATACCAGTTTATGTGAACATCAGTTTAAGGACATACCAGATAAAATAAGCTCACCTtttcaatatttcaaatatttctttACCGATGAGTTATTGCAGTTAATTGTTGAAAACACAAACTTGTATAGCACACAAAAATCAGGGAAGTGTATCAACACCGCTCTTGATGAAATTTCTATGTTAATTGGGATGCAAATGTTAATGGGGCTAGTTAAACTACCTGCCTACAGTAGCTTTTGGTCCACTTCTCTTCGATATCCTCTAATTGCTGACAATATGCCGAGAAACAGATATAAACTATTGCGGCAAAATCTACACTTTGTAGACAACACAACTTTTTTAGAAGATAGtggaaagttatttaaaattgcaCCTGTCATTGAGTTGATCCGAAAACAATGCATTAGTTTAGAACCTGAACGTTTCCATGCTATTGATGAACAAATAATACCTTCAAAAACTAAATACTCAAAGATACGACAATATAATCCTAAAAAACCATGTAAATGGGGTTTTAAAAACATGGTCAGAGCTGGACGGTCTGGAATGATGTATGATTTTTACCTTTATGCTGGAAAGGAAAGTACAATACCAGCAGAGTATAGTCATTTATCTGTAAGTGCTCAATCAGTGGCGTATTTGTGCATGGAGTTACCTAAACATGAAGACAAAGTTGTTTTCTTTGATAATTGGTTTTCCACCCTTGATTTGATCCAATACCTTAAAGGTATTGGAATAAAAGGTGCAGGCACATTCAGACCAAATCGTTTACATGGGTGCCCAGTAATACCATCAAAAGAACTCAAGAAAAAAGATAGAGGTTCACTTGATTATCgtattgataaaaattctgcACTAATTGTTGTAAAATGGTTAGACAACAGTATTGTTCATTTAGTATCCAACTGTTTTGGCATAGCACCTTTGAGTACCATATACCGCTGGTGCagcaaaacaaaagaaaaaaaaaaacgttgctTCCCCATATATAGTGGCAGCATACAATAA